A single genomic interval of Candidatus Zixiibacteriota bacterium harbors:
- a CDS encoding CoA transferase, giving the protein MNDYVKEHYDFPLTRKSEHKPLTGIRVIDAGNMVAAPFATVLLADFGADVIKIEHPKYGDGQRKLEPIKDGIPLWWKVVSRNKRCITLDLGKPEGAELFKRLIKNRDVVVENYRPGTLERWGIGYDVIREIEPRIVLLRISGFGQTGPYKNRAGFGRVAEAMSGLTNLIGEPDGPPMSPGYPLGDLIAGIFGSLSVMMALYYRDARGGEGQVIDLALYEAVFRLLDFDPIQYDQMKTVHTRTGNRVAYVAPSSMFKTKDGKYLTLAASTQNVWVRLAKAIGREELTTDPKFIDNPARVEHSAEINGIVGEWIEKHTREEVIRRFDEYEVAYSAVFDMEDVFRDVQYRAREAMVRVPDPELGEAVVQNVVPKFSRTPGSVDFLGPTRLGEHNEEIYCGELGLSRDDLRQLREKGII; this is encoded by the coding sequence ATGAACGACTACGTGAAAGAGCACTACGATTTTCCGCTGACGCGCAAAAGCGAGCACAAACCGCTGACCGGGATCCGGGTGATCGACGCCGGCAACATGGTGGCAGCGCCGTTCGCGACCGTCCTGCTGGCTGATTTCGGGGCCGACGTCATCAAGATCGAGCATCCGAAGTACGGCGACGGGCAGCGCAAGCTCGAGCCGATCAAGGACGGGATTCCGCTCTGGTGGAAGGTGGTCTCGCGCAACAAGCGCTGCATCACGCTGGACCTGGGAAAGCCCGAGGGCGCCGAGCTCTTCAAGCGGCTGATCAAGAACCGGGACGTGGTCGTGGAGAACTACCGGCCGGGAACCCTGGAGCGGTGGGGGATCGGCTACGACGTGATCCGCGAGATCGAGCCGCGCATCGTGCTGCTGCGGATCTCGGGCTTCGGCCAGACCGGCCCTTACAAGAACCGCGCGGGGTTCGGCCGCGTCGCGGAGGCGATGAGCGGTTTGACGAACCTGATCGGCGAGCCGGACGGGCCGCCGATGTCCCCCGGTTACCCCCTCGGAGACCTGATCGCGGGCATCTTCGGCTCCCTGTCGGTGATGATGGCCCTGTACTACCGCGACGCGCGCGGCGGCGAAGGGCAGGTGATCGACCTCGCCCTGTACGAGGCAGTCTTCCGCCTGCTCGATTTCGATCCGATCCAGTACGATCAGATGAAGACCGTGCACACGCGGACCGGCAACCGGGTCGCCTACGTGGCGCCGAGCTCGATGTTCAAGACCAAGGACGGCAAGTACCTGACGCTGGCCGCGAGCACGCAGAACGTCTGGGTGAGGTTGGCGAAGGCGATCGGCCGGGAGGAGCTCACGACCGATCCCAAGTTCATCGACAACCCCGCTCGCGTCGAGCATTCGGCGGAGATCAACGGCATCGTCGGCGAATGGATCGAAAAGCACACGCGCGAGGAAGTGATCCGGCGGTTCGACGAGTACGAGGTGGCGTATTCCGCGGTGTTCGACATGGAGGACGTCTTCCGCGACGTTCAGTACCGGGCGCGCGAAGCGATGGTGCGCGTCCCGGACCCCGAGCTCGGCGAGGCGGTCGTGCAAAACGTCGTGCCCAAGTTCTCCAGGACGCCGGGCTCCGTGGATTTCCTGGGCCCCACCCGGCTCGGCGAGCACAACGAGGAGATCTACTGCGGGGAGCTGGGCCTCTCCAGGGACGACCTCCGGCAGCTCCGGGAAAAGGGGATCATTTGA
- a CDS encoding ABC transporter permease, whose amino-acid sequence MAAYLTSRLLGTVPVILLISLLVFGLIHAAPGDPTLMLLGEETNAEAVARAREHWGLDRPLYVQYLKFLASTLAGDFGTSFKFGEPVSGVIRQRLPATVELALCSIVIAVLLAIPLGVWAGAKPNSWIDNLGTTFGLFGISMPSFWLAIMLILLLAGTLNILPTSGRSTYGVAGPEITGFYLIDSLLQRNAAAVWDALTHVFMPALALGVNMLGILMRVTRSAVLEVMNEEYVVTARSKGLAERAVIWRHAASNALIPVITVVGLELGTLLSGSIIVETVFAWPGSGSLLISALNARDYPLVTGLVMVYTAAFVLINLIIDALYAVVDPRIRY is encoded by the coding sequence ATGGCCGCTTACCTGACGAGCCGACTGCTCGGCACCGTCCCGGTCATCCTCCTCATCAGCCTTCTGGTATTCGGCCTGATCCACGCGGCACCGGGCGACCCCACGCTCATGCTCCTCGGCGAAGAGACCAATGCGGAGGCGGTCGCCCGGGCGAGGGAGCACTGGGGGCTCGACCGCCCCCTGTACGTGCAGTACCTGAAATTTCTCGCCTCGACGCTTGCGGGAGATTTCGGCACGTCGTTCAAGTTCGGCGAACCCGTAAGCGGAGTGATCCGGCAGCGTCTGCCGGCGACCGTCGAGCTGGCGCTCTGCTCGATCGTGATCGCCGTGCTGCTGGCGATCCCGCTCGGAGTCTGGGCGGGGGCGAAGCCCAACTCCTGGATCGACAATCTCGGTACGACGTTCGGCCTGTTCGGCATCAGCATGCCGAGCTTCTGGCTGGCGATCATGCTGATCCTGCTGCTGGCGGGAACGCTCAACATCCTGCCCACCTCTGGCCGGAGCACCTACGGCGTCGCCGGGCCGGAAATCACCGGTTTTTACCTGATCGACAGCCTCCTGCAACGGAACGCGGCCGCGGTCTGGGATGCGCTCACGCACGTCTTCATGCCGGCGCTCGCGCTGGGGGTGAACATGCTGGGAATCCTGATGCGCGTCACGCGCTCGGCGGTTCTCGAGGTGATGAACGAGGAATACGTCGTCACGGCCCGCTCCAAGGGCCTGGCGGAGAGAGCCGTCATCTGGCGGCACGCCGCCAGCAACGCGTTGATCCCGGTCATCACCGTGGTCGGGCTCGAGCTCGGAACGCTGCTCAGCGGCTCGATCATCGTCGAGACGGTCTTCGCCTGGCCGGGAAGCGGGAGCCTGCTCATCTCGGCGCTCAACGCGCGCGATTATCCGCTGGTCACCGGTCTGGTCATGGTTTACACGGCGGCCTTCGTGCTCATCAACTTGATCATCGACGCTCTCTATGCGGTCGTTGACCCTCGCATCCGATATTAG
- a CDS encoding LLM class flavin-dependent oxidoreductase, which translates to MEPKPLFFGIEIPQFFFDGPVDVEHVRKFTIRAEALGYDSLWLQERIVSDFSMLEPVSLLSYAAAITDRVRLGVSVVLLTLRNPLQLAKSIATLDCMSGGRAVLGIGLGGGHLGSHEEIFGYGRERRVRRFTEAVAILKLLWTEPRASFHGTFWSFDGVPMEPKPVQKPHVPIWFGGHHENALRRAVRYGDGWMGAGSSSSSAFVRESSRIRDLLEQAGRDPETFAVSKRVYLAVDDDRQRAERRLREWFGRRYGNPDLGPKVCVWGGVRECTERIREIVRAGARGIVFNPMFDEMEHLEICAAEIAPHLSSV; encoded by the coding sequence ATGGAACCAAAACCACTTTTCTTCGGCATCGAGATTCCCCAGTTCTTCTTCGACGGCCCGGTCGACGTGGAGCATGTGCGGAAGTTCACGATCCGGGCGGAAGCGCTCGGCTACGACAGCCTCTGGCTCCAGGAGCGGATCGTGAGCGACTTTTCCATGCTCGAGCCGGTGAGCTTGTTGAGCTATGCCGCGGCGATCACCGACCGGGTCCGCCTCGGGGTCTCTGTGGTGTTGCTCACGCTCCGCAATCCCCTTCAGCTCGCGAAAAGTATCGCCACCCTCGACTGCATGAGCGGCGGGCGAGCGGTCCTGGGCATCGGCCTGGGAGGCGGCCATCTCGGATCGCACGAGGAGATCTTCGGCTACGGCCGCGAGCGGCGGGTGCGGCGCTTCACCGAGGCGGTGGCGATCCTGAAGCTTCTCTGGACCGAGCCGAGGGCCAGCTTTCATGGAACGTTCTGGAGCTTCGATGGCGTACCCATGGAGCCCAAACCGGTGCAGAAACCGCACGTGCCGATCTGGTTCGGCGGGCACCACGAGAACGCGCTCAGGCGCGCGGTCAGGTACGGCGACGGCTGGATGGGCGCCGGCTCGTCCTCGTCGTCGGCGTTCGTCCGCGAGTCGTCGCGTATCCGCGATCTTCTCGAGCAAGCCGGCCGCGATCCGGAGACCTTCGCGGTCTCCAAGCGCGTCTACCTGGCGGTCGACGACGACAGGCAGCGGGCGGAGCGGCGCCTGCGGGAATGGTTCGGGCGCCGGTACGGCAATCCGGATCTCGGCCCGAAAGTCTGCGTCTGGGGCGGCGTGCGCGAGTGCACGGAAAGAATCCGGGAGATCGTTCGGGCGGGAGCGCGCGGCATCGTTTTCAATCCGATGTTCGACGAGATGGAGCATCTGGAGATCTGCGCCGCGGAGATCGCCCCGCATCTGTCGAGCGTTTAG
- a CDS encoding citryl-CoA lyase, with product MADQPRIVTGIGKAELHRILVRGYDLNRDLVGKITFTDMTSLILRGRLPTPNEARMLDALLIILVEHGMVSHVIAARLVYHCAPEAIQAAVAAALCGAGSVHLGSSEWSAKMLVEALPPERDDLDLDQVAASIVEDYSARKQRMPGIGHRTHAEGDPRAETLFAIARETGVYGRYCELIQKLSKAAGERRKRLIPVNVTGAIAAIALDMGFPWQITKAFALIGRTLGVMGHIAEEIRNPMAGQIDAAIKNAIVYEPWRT from the coding sequence ATGGCGGATCAACCCAGGATCGTTACCGGAATCGGCAAGGCCGAGCTGCACCGTATCCTCGTGCGCGGCTACGACCTCAACAGGGATCTCGTCGGCAAGATCACATTCACCGACATGACGTCGCTAATTCTTCGCGGCCGCCTCCCGACGCCGAACGAAGCGCGGATGCTCGACGCCCTGCTCATCATCCTCGTCGAGCACGGGATGGTTTCCCACGTGATCGCCGCCCGGCTGGTCTACCACTGCGCCCCCGAGGCGATCCAGGCGGCCGTGGCGGCGGCTCTGTGCGGCGCCGGAAGCGTCCACCTGGGCTCCTCCGAGTGGTCCGCGAAGATGCTGGTGGAGGCGCTGCCCCCGGAGCGCGACGATCTCGACCTCGATCAGGTCGCCGCTTCGATCGTCGAGGACTACTCGGCCCGCAAGCAGCGCATGCCGGGGATCGGCCACCGGACCCACGCCGAAGGCGACCCCAGAGCCGAGACCCTCTTTGCGATCGCCCGGGAGACCGGAGTTTACGGCCGCTACTGCGAGCTGATCCAGAAGCTTTCGAAGGCGGCCGGCGAAAGGAGAAAGCGGCTCATTCCCGTCAACGTGACCGGCGCCATCGCCGCGATCGCGCTCGACATGGGCTTTCCCTGGCAGATCACCAAGGCGTTTGCCCTGATCGGCCGCACCCTCGGGGTGATGGGTCACATCGCCGAGGAGATCCGCAACCCGATGGCGGGTCAGATAGACGCGGCGATCAAGAACGCGATCGTCTACGAGCCGTGGCGCACCTGA
- a CDS encoding sensor histidine kinase, with protein MTVTGKITAWYLILAIAPILAIGFIAYQNSRTTLEREIKSKLNAVADDKSETLRGWLKEHAADVNHIAQSIAVRDLLSPSFRIVYPNLTAKTAEERIRRVRDLITVVQETNAPYVDILILDQGGTIVLSSSRILEQEGGRVREVDLTAVDKSVPFVSSVFYSSAAQQHVFMMGSPVHDNNANVVGHAVLEVSLRPIHALVEQRSGLGETGEVLLIDRDHSMITQSRFSEKPTILERVGLPAELEGAFERKVELLTYADYRSVPVMASVRPVPELNSMLIAKMDQAEGFSPVTSLRRSVFLMIVLAIIVASWVALRVAEITTRPIVRAQELERLKADFTAMVVHDLRSPLANVILAVQMIKEGVFGPVNDEQRRWLVKVEASSRELVDFVSNFLDLSKIEAGRLELAREAVNLEDIVRGTLESFLLLAGEKKIRLETRIEPGLPVFEADPRRVGQVLTNLLSNAVKFTAEGGRIEVGARRHGGEIEVWVSDTGVGIAREDLGHLFEVYRQAAGGRHSTEAGTGLGLVICKMIVEAHGGRIDVESEEGKGSTFRFWLPASPEQSRRWSCGAPLSPTA; from the coding sequence GTGACGGTCACGGGCAAGATCACCGCGTGGTATCTGATCCTCGCGATCGCGCCGATCCTTGCGATCGGCTTCATCGCCTATCAGAACAGCCGCACCACCCTCGAGCGCGAGATCAAGAGCAAGCTCAACGCGGTGGCCGACGACAAGTCGGAGACCCTCAGGGGCTGGCTGAAGGAGCACGCCGCCGACGTCAACCATATCGCGCAGAGCATCGCCGTGAGGGACTTGCTCTCGCCGAGCTTCCGGATCGTCTATCCCAATCTGACTGCGAAAACGGCCGAAGAGAGGATCCGCCGGGTACGCGATCTCATAACGGTCGTGCAGGAAACCAACGCTCCCTACGTCGACATACTCATCCTCGACCAGGGCGGGACGATCGTGCTCTCCAGCTCGAGGATTCTCGAGCAGGAGGGCGGCCGCGTCCGGGAGGTCGATCTCACCGCAGTGGACAAGAGCGTCCCGTTCGTCAGCTCGGTCTTTTACTCGTCCGCCGCGCAGCAGCACGTTTTCATGATGGGAAGCCCGGTGCACGACAACAACGCCAACGTCGTCGGCCACGCGGTTCTCGAGGTTTCGCTTCGTCCGATCCATGCCCTGGTGGAGCAGCGCTCCGGCCTGGGCGAAACCGGAGAGGTGCTGCTGATCGACCGCGATCACAGCATGATCACCCAGTCCCGTTTCAGCGAAAAACCGACGATCCTGGAGCGGGTGGGGCTTCCCGCGGAACTGGAGGGAGCTTTCGAAAGGAAAGTCGAGCTGTTGACCTACGCCGACTACCGCTCGGTGCCGGTGATGGCGTCCGTGCGGCCCGTGCCCGAGCTGAATTCGATGCTGATCGCCAAGATGGATCAGGCCGAGGGCTTCTCCCCGGTCACGAGTCTGCGCCGCTCGGTTTTCCTGATGATCGTTCTCGCCATCATCGTCGCGTCGTGGGTCGCGCTGCGCGTCGCCGAGATCACCACCCGGCCGATCGTGAGGGCGCAGGAGCTCGAACGGCTCAAGGCGGATTTCACCGCGATGGTGGTGCACGATCTCCGCTCGCCCCTCGCCAACGTCATCCTCGCGGTCCAGATGATCAAGGAGGGCGTTTTCGGCCCCGTCAACGACGAGCAGCGGAGATGGCTGGTCAAGGTGGAAGCTTCCAGCCGGGAGCTGGTGGACTTCGTGAGCAACTTCCTCGACCTGTCCAAGATCGAGGCCGGCCGTCTGGAGCTCGCGCGCGAGGCGGTGAACCTCGAGGATATCGTCCGCGGCACGCTGGAGAGCTTTCTCCTGCTGGCCGGAGAGAAGAAAATCCGGCTGGAGACCCGGATCGAGCCCGGGCTGCCGGTCTTCGAAGCGGACCCCCGCCGCGTGGGCCAGGTCCTGACGAACTTGTTGAGCAACGCGGTGAAGTTCACCGCGGAGGGAGGGCGAATCGAGGTGGGAGCGCGCCGGCACGGGGGCGAGATCGAGGTCTGGGTGAGCGATACCGGCGTGGGCATAGCCCGCGAGGACCTCGGCCATCTTTTCGAAGTGTACCGCCAGGCGGCCGGCGGCAGGCATTCGACCGAGGCGGGCACCGGTCTGGGCCTGGTGATCTGCAAGATGATCGTGGAGGCGCACGGGGGCAGGATCGACGTGGAGAGC
- a CDS encoding ABC transporter permease, whose protein sequence is MRSLTLASDISAPAGILSRLPVKAWTGGVIVLIFIAVGIAGPAVAPHNPNRQELTAMLKAPEGLGSAHVLGTDNLGRDILSRVIHGARVSLLVAFAVVFISGLIGVGLGAVSGYFGGKVDFVIQKLVEVVWAFPPLLLGITIMAFLGQGLGNLIFALAAQRWIPYCRVVRGQTLSLRSREFVVAARCLGAGSAKIILRHIIPNLVQTSLVIGTFAMASSIIAEASLSFLGVGVPPEIPTWGTMLADSRIYISTAWWLPLFPGLCIFITVLGINLLGDALRDLLDPRLKRAGSGI, encoded by the coding sequence ATGCGGTCGTTGACCCTCGCATCCGATATTAGCGCGCCCGCCGGGATCCTGTCCCGGCTCCCGGTGAAGGCCTGGACCGGCGGCGTGATCGTCCTGATCTTCATCGCGGTCGGCATCGCCGGCCCGGCGGTAGCGCCCCACAACCCCAACCGCCAGGAGCTCACCGCGATGCTGAAGGCACCCGAGGGCCTGGGATCGGCGCACGTGCTCGGTACCGACAACCTCGGACGCGACATCCTGAGCCGCGTCATCCACGGCGCCCGGGTCTCGCTGCTGGTGGCGTTCGCGGTGGTTTTCATCTCGGGGCTGATCGGCGTCGGCCTGGGAGCGGTCTCGGGCTATTTCGGCGGCAAGGTGGACTTCGTCATCCAGAAACTCGTGGAAGTGGTCTGGGCGTTTCCGCCCCTTTTGCTCGGGATCACGATCATGGCCTTTCTCGGCCAGGGGCTCGGGAACCTGATCTTCGCGCTCGCCGCCCAGCGCTGGATCCCGTACTGCCGCGTGGTTCGCGGCCAGACGCTCTCCCTGAGGTCGCGCGAGTTCGTCGTCGCCGCGCGGTGCCTGGGCGCCGGCAGCGCGAAGATTATCCTTCGCCACATCATCCCCAACCTCGTCCAGACGTCGCTGGTGATCGGAACGTTCGCCATGGCCTCCTCGATCATCGCTGAAGCCAGCCTGAGCTTTCTCGGCGTCGGCGTCCCTCCCGAAATTCCCACCTGGGGGACGATGCTCGCCGATTCGCGGATCTACATCAGCACCGCGTGGTGGCTGCCCCTCTTCCCCGGTCTTTGCATCTTCATCACGGTCCTGGGCATCAATCTGCTCGGCGACGCGCTGCGCGATCTCCTCGACCCGCGTCTGAAGCGCGCCGGCTCCGGCATCTGA
- the pyk gene encoding pyruvate kinase — protein MRRTKIVCTIGPASASDRVLKALVHAGMDVARLNFSHGDYAFHQRTIRKIRQIAAAAGRTVAILQDLPGPKIRLGPVAGDRVRLQSRRPFVLTARKILGSETAVSVDYPRFARGLKKGDPILIGDGEIELEAIRVGEREVHCRVVVGGILGSHKGIHFPRSNLDVRSLTRRDKQDLEFGIRHGVDLVALSFVRSADDVVYARREMKKHGAAIPIIAKIEKHEALDHIDAILEKVDGIMVARGDLGLEIAPERIPAMQKMMIRKANRLGKPVITATQMLRSMVQNPRPTRAEVADIANAVLDGTDALMLSEETAAGDYPVEATRTMAQVAEETEHILEPRYEFAAGKKSIPEAISFAAISLARDLQVKAFLIPTSSGSTARMIARYRPPHPIVAISPEPRTVKTLSLVWGVYPVEVGSFKSTDVMLRIAQRKALQLGLVKRGDLVAITAGLPLHQAGTTNMITVKPVE, from the coding sequence ATGCGCAGAACAAAGATCGTCTGCACGATCGGCCCGGCAAGCGCCTCCGATCGCGTGCTCAAGGCGCTCGTCCACGCCGGAATGGACGTGGCCCGGCTGAATTTCAGCCACGGCGACTACGCCTTCCATCAGCGGACCATCCGGAAGATTCGCCAGATCGCCGCCGCGGCCGGCCGTACGGTGGCGATCCTTCAGGACCTCCCGGGGCCGAAGATCCGTCTCGGCCCCGTCGCGGGCGACCGAGTGCGGCTGCAGAGCCGCAGGCCGTTCGTCCTTACGGCGCGGAAGATTCTCGGCTCGGAGACGGCGGTATCGGTCGACTACCCGCGATTCGCGCGCGGCCTGAAGAAAGGCGATCCGATCCTGATCGGCGACGGCGAGATCGAGCTCGAGGCGATCCGCGTCGGCGAGCGGGAGGTGCACTGCCGGGTGGTCGTGGGCGGAATTCTCGGCTCGCACAAGGGAATCCACTTTCCGCGGAGCAACCTCGACGTCCGCTCCCTCACCCGGCGCGACAAGCAGGATCTCGAGTTCGGCATCCGCCACGGGGTGGACCTGGTGGCCCTTTCTTTCGTGCGCAGCGCCGACGACGTCGTCTACGCCCGGCGCGAGATGAAAAAACACGGCGCCGCGATCCCGATCATCGCCAAGATCGAAAAGCACGAGGCGCTCGACCACATCGACGCGATTCTCGAGAAGGTCGACGGCATCATGGTCGCCCGCGGCGATCTCGGGCTGGAGATCGCCCCCGAGCGGATCCCGGCCATGCAGAAAATGATGATCCGCAAGGCGAACCGCCTCGGCAAGCCCGTCATCACCGCCACGCAGATGCTGCGCTCGATGGTGCAGAATCCGCGCCCGACGCGCGCGGAGGTGGCCGACATCGCCAACGCGGTGCTGGACGGCACCGATGCGCTGATGCTCTCCGAGGAGACCGCCGCCGGCGACTACCCGGTGGAGGCGACGCGCACGATGGCCCAGGTCGCCGAGGAGACCGAGCACATTCTCGAGCCTCGCTACGAGTTCGCCGCCGGCAAGAAGAGCATCCCCGAGGCGATCAGCTTCGCGGCGATTTCCCTGGCGCGGGATCTCCAGGTCAAGGCTTTCCTGATCCCGACTTCCTCGGGAAGCACCGCGCGCATGATCGCCCGCTACCGGCCTCCCCATCCCATCGTCGCGATCAGCCCCGAGCCGCGAACGGTCAAGACGCTCTCCCTGGTCTGGGGCGTCTATCCGGTGGAGGTCGGCTCGTTCAAAAGCACCGACGTGATGCTGCGCATCGCGCAGAGAAAGGCGCTGCAGCTCGGGCTCGTCAAGCGCGGCGACCTCGTGGCGATCACCGCCGGCCTGCCGCTGCACCAGGCCGGAACCACGAACATGATCACGGTAAAACCGGTCGAGTAG
- a CDS encoding ABC transporter substrate-binding protein yields the protein MQTFVKISLSAVLAFQLIAAAPLAAQTRVSIGVTETIETHNPYGDSVSLLYGIWSEVTGPFCTYNYVKGDFEGRLAERWKVESPTIWVFYLNKNYKFNDGSPVTADDVVHSLTRRVIGDPQSKQKASVAGPIVKAEAVDRYTVKFITDKPAAPLLSFVCDRLIVTSKAIFDKHGRDAADRNYMLGGGPYSLKELVPGQRLVIAKRKDHPEAKKNPRAPDEIVYRVMRETEQRVTALLNDEIQIAQFIPPHLRHRVEKAPNLRITPVDSIEIMFLAMQPKPPFDKKEVRQAVCHAINRDQIIKTLLEGFASRLDGPIGPGQYGYDPNLKPKMNYDPEKAKKLLAQAGYPNGVDVELQTPVGRYTLDKQITEAMVPMLNAVGIRTRLLTPEWPTLWANVQKGLVPFYYMGRGSVQDPSAALHQYFHTGDTPRIGYSNPKLDELLDKEQAEFDPKKRRQYLSQAMSLLTEEAPACFMWRHKLLWGLHKRVDYKPLPDGRIYGIDMKVTR from the coding sequence ATGCAGACGTTCGTTAAAATCTCGCTATCCGCGGTCCTGGCGTTTCAGTTGATCGCTGCCGCGCCCCTCGCGGCGCAAACGCGGGTTTCCATCGGCGTCACCGAGACGATCGAAACCCACAACCCCTACGGCGACAGCGTCTCGCTCCTTTACGGGATCTGGAGCGAGGTCACCGGCCCGTTCTGCACCTACAACTACGTCAAGGGCGATTTCGAAGGCCGGCTCGCCGAACGCTGGAAGGTCGAAAGTCCGACCATCTGGGTCTTCTATCTCAACAAGAACTACAAGTTTAACGACGGCTCGCCCGTCACCGCCGACGACGTCGTCCACTCGCTGACGAGGCGGGTGATCGGCGATCCCCAGAGCAAACAAAAAGCGTCCGTGGCGGGCCCGATCGTGAAGGCGGAAGCCGTGGATCGCTACACGGTCAAGTTCATCACCGACAAGCCCGCGGCGCCGCTGCTGTCGTTCGTCTGCGACCGCTTGATCGTCACCAGCAAGGCGATCTTCGACAAGCACGGGCGCGACGCGGCGGATCGCAACTACATGCTGGGCGGCGGCCCGTACAGCCTGAAAGAGCTGGTGCCGGGGCAGCGCCTGGTCATCGCCAAGCGCAAGGACCATCCGGAGGCGAAGAAAAACCCGCGCGCCCCCGACGAGATCGTTTACCGGGTGATGCGCGAGACCGAGCAACGGGTCACCGCGCTGCTCAACGACGAAATCCAGATCGCGCAATTCATCCCGCCGCATCTCCGCCACCGTGTCGAGAAAGCGCCGAATCTCCGGATCACGCCGGTCGACTCGATCGAGATCATGTTCCTGGCGATGCAGCCCAAGCCACCCTTCGACAAAAAGGAGGTCCGTCAGGCCGTCTGTCACGCGATCAACCGCGATCAAATCATCAAGACGCTCCTGGAAGGCTTCGCCAGCCGCCTCGACGGCCCCATCGGACCGGGGCAGTACGGCTACGACCCGAACTTGAAGCCGAAGATGAACTACGACCCGGAGAAGGCGAAAAAACTTCTCGCGCAGGCGGGCTATCCCAACGGCGTCGACGTCGAGCTGCAAACCCCCGTCGGGCGCTACACGCTCGACAAGCAGATCACCGAGGCGATGGTCCCGATGCTGAACGCCGTCGGCATCCGCACCCGGCTGCTCACGCCCGAGTGGCCGACGCTTTGGGCGAACGTGCAGAAGGGACTGGTGCCGTTCTACTATATGGGCCGAGGCTCGGTGCAGGACCCGAGCGCCGCCTTGCATCAGTATTTCCACACCGGCGACACGCCCCGGATCGGTTATTCCAATCCGAAGCTCGATGAGCTGCTGGACAAAGAGCAGGCCGAGTTCGACCCGAAGAAGCGCCGGCAGTATCTGTCGCAGGCCATGAGCCTCCTGACCGAGGAAGCGCCGGCGTGCTTCATGTGGCGCCACAAGCTGCTCTGGGGGCTCCACAAGCGCGTCGATTACAAGCCGCTGCCCGACGGCCGCATCTACGGAATCGACATGAAGGTCACCAGGTAG
- a CDS encoding LLM class flavin-dependent oxidoreductase, giving the protein MNGLNDLSAQKIRIGIALGELLSEAGSPAELLRVVDDCERWEIDSIWVSDRIAAPQPTPEPVVLLSFLASRLKRMKLGTSALVLPTRQPVTLAKELATLDLLSEGRLLLVAGLGADDSRDFEATGVPREERGRRADEAIALMKRLWTEENVTFRGRFWSTTGLTLVPRPYRREGIPLWTGGRSPAALRRAGRLADGWLASRVTPREIEAGIQAIRVHAAAAGRCIPGDHYGALVPFCFAKSVAEASACAAQALRDRPDAALGDYAALGPPERVREKLEEYVRAGATKFVMRPAGPKGSARDQIKTLAETILPVLQTPA; this is encoded by the coding sequence TTGAACGGCTTGAACGATCTTTCCGCTCAGAAAATTCGAATCGGCATCGCCCTGGGCGAATTGCTGTCCGAGGCGGGCTCGCCTGCCGAGCTGTTGCGCGTCGTCGACGATTGCGAGCGGTGGGAGATCGACTCCATCTGGGTCAGCGACCGGATTGCAGCGCCGCAGCCGACCCCTGAACCGGTGGTCCTCCTTTCCTTTCTGGCTTCGCGCCTGAAGCGGATGAAGCTGGGGACGAGCGCCCTCGTGCTTCCCACGCGGCAGCCCGTGACCCTCGCCAAGGAACTCGCGACGCTCGATCTTCTCTCGGAAGGTCGACTCCTCCTGGTGGCAGGCTTGGGCGCGGACGACTCGCGCGATTTCGAGGCGACGGGAGTGCCCAGAGAAGAGCGCGGGCGGAGAGCGGATGAGGCGATCGCTCTCATGAAGCGACTGTGGACGGAGGAGAACGTGACGTTTCGAGGTCGCTTCTGGTCAACGACCGGGCTTACGCTGGTTCCCCGCCCCTATCGCCGCGAAGGCATCCCCCTCTGGACCGGCGGGAGGAGCCCGGCGGCCCTGCGGCGCGCGGGCCGGCTGGCCGACGGGTGGCTCGCTTCCCGCGTGACGCCGCGGGAGATCGAGGCTGGAATTCAGGCGATTCGCGTCCACGCGGCCGCCGCCGGGCGTTGCATCCCCGGAGACCATTACGGCGCGCTGGTGCCGTTTTGCTTCGCGAAGAGCGTAGCTGAGGCGTCCGCCTGTGCGGCGCAGGCGCTTCGCGACCGGCCGGATGCAGCTCTTGGCGACTACGCGGCGCTCGGCCCGCCGGAGCGCGTCCGTGAAAAACTCGAGGAGTATGTGCGCGCGGGAGCCACGAAGTTCGTCATGCGCCCCGCCGGGCCGAAGGGTAGCGCGCGGGATCAGATAAAGACGCTGGCCGAGACGATCCTTCCCGTCCTACAGACCCCCGCCTGA